In Stanieria sp. NIES-3757, the DNA window CAGATTTCGAGTTAATGGTAGACTGTCGCAGTGAAGCCACAGAATAACGGCGAGGATTTTTCCAAGCTTGCCAAGCAGCTTTAACCCCAGTAACTAGACGGTGAGTATTGGTAGTTACTTGTTGAACTTGTTGTTTGGTATTATTAAATCCCCGATCTACTTGTTTAACTACGGCTGAAGCAGTTTCTACTCCTCGATCTAGTTCATCAGTTAACTGATTAATTTCCAATCCTGTGAGGCGAATAACTTCTAAAGTTGGCGGAAATTCTCGGTTAAGAGTATCAAAAAGCTTTTCTGCACTACGAGCAGCACGAGCTAATTCTTGGAGAGCGGGTAAAGCAGCTATTAAAACAGCAGTGAGACTGACTGCCACTAAAAAAAGAGATAGTCCAAGCCAAAATAAAGGTTCAGTCATCGCTTGCGCGTGGTAATTTAAATTTAAGGATTTTTCTCAGTCGAAGGGACTCCACCTTGCCACGACGAAGCCTGCTTCGACTTCGTCAGAGAAGAGTTTAATTCTTGAGCAATTTCGGTGTTATTCTGAGTTGGTGTAATGTTTGACTGACTTGCTTCCAATCCTACTGCGATCGCGTCTTTTAACCGAATTAGGGTTTCATCCCAACTTTTTAAAGCTGATTCCGACAAACGATCCGCTTGTAATAGTAAGCTAGAGGATAAATCTTCTGCTAAATCTGGTAAAGCATCAGCCGATTTTTTTAAAACTTTTCTGGTTTCTTTGCCTGTCCGAGGTGCAATTAACAATCCTACAATCGTTCCAATTGCACTACCGACAATCATTCCACTGACAAAAACGCCTGCTCGATTTTGCTTTGACATTCTTTGACCTTCTACTGTTGGGTTGATTGATATTTATCCTTAGCTTATCAGTCTGACATCGATCCCTGCATAGTTTTGCCAAAATGTTTTTCTAATCAGTTTATTAATCTTTAAAATCCTTTGAGAAAATCTGGTATTATCATATTCAAGATTAGCCCTCCCACGAATTTCAAATTTAGTCAAGCTCTAACACAATCGAGATTGATGGTTAGTTTAGTTGAGGCTTATCATCTAGTCTGAAATTGGGAATTGAGGAAAAGAAGATTTGATTGACATTGCTCGGAAATTAGCAACCATCTAAGCAAAAAACGTTTTGAAGAAGATGGTCAAAAATAAATTTATGCCAAGAAGATTCAGTTTTGTTCTGCTCAAATAAATCGTTACAAATTAATTCTAAAGATAACCAAAATACGCCAAACTAAATTCAACACTAGCAATAATCGTGGTTAGAAGCATCAATTTTTATTTATGTCAGCTTTAAGGATGAAGCATAGTTTAGTAATAATTACAATTGCAATATGAGCTTTGATTTGTTCACATGACGCTCGTACAAGTTTGGGGTTCTTTAGCCATTTTTATCATTTGTCCTCTGTTAGGAGGATTACCCCTAATCGATTGGCTTACTTACGCTTTAACCGGTCGTCAATTAACAAAATTGGGAACGGGAAATGTGTCAGTATCAGCAGCCTTTTATCACGGTGGCACTTTAGCAGGGATACTGGCGGTTTTATCCGAGGCAGCGAAAGGAATTGTGGCGATTTTATTAGCAAGGATGTTTTTTCCCGTTAATTCAGTTTGGGAAATAATTGCCTTAATTGCTTTAGTGATGGGACGTTATTGGTTAAGTAAAGGAGCAGGAACTACTAATGTAGTGTGGGGAATAGTTGTTCATGATGCGATCGCAGCAGGATTAATTTTCTTTATTTCTGGAGTCAGTTTTACAATTAATCGTAATCGTTCAACGGCTAAATATAGTGTCTTAGTTCTGTTAACTCTTATTATTGCTCTGCGTCATCCAGAACAACCAGAATATGGCATCATCACTTTGGCTTTGTCTACTTTACTCGCCTGGATTTATCAACAAATACCTGACGATCTCGATTTATCTGTAACCAAAGCAACTAGTAATTCACAAACCATGTTCCGTTTCTTTCGCGGTAATAAAAATCTTAAATCTTTAGATGTTCAACTCGATGCTACTCAAGTGGGACAGAAAGCTGCTAATTTAGCTTTTCTCAAAAAACTTGGTTATCCTGTTCCTGATGGTTGGGTACTCTTTCCTGGAGACGACCCTAATCAGATTGTTAAATATTTAGAGCCATCAGTTCAACAACCTTTAGTAGTTCGTTCTTCAGCAATTGGAGAAGATACTCAAAGCGATTCAGCAGCAGGGCAATATCTGAGTATTCTTAATATTACCAATCAGGAGATGCTCAAAACTGCTATCCTTGATTGTCAAGTATCTTATCTGGAGTCGACTGCTAGAGAGTATCGTCGCAGTCGTCAGCAGCATGAGCAATCGCTAGCGGTGTTAATTCAAAAACAGATCGAAGGTATTTATTCAGGAGTTGCTTTTAGTCGCGATCCTGTTGATAGTGTCAATGAGGGAATTGCGATCGAAGTTTTACCAGGAGATGCAACTCAAGTAGTTTCGGGTAAGGTGACTCCTTATAGATATCGCGTGATCATGCCAGACTTATCTTTATCGGTAATCGATAAAGATAGAAATCATCGTTCAATTAAGATTATTCACGAAAATTCAACTAGTTCCACAGAGCAAACTATTCCCACAGAAATTTTGGAATCGGTAGCTTTACTAGCTCAAGAAATGGAAGAATTGTTTCAAGGTATTCCTCAAGACTTAGAATGGACTTATGATGGCGAAAAAATTTGGTTGTTACAAGTACGTCCGATCACTACTCTACAACCGATTTGGACTAGAAAAATTGCTTCAGAAGTAATTCCAGGGGTAATTCGTCCTCTCACTTGGTCGATCAATCAACCTCTTACTTGTGGTGTCTGGGGAAAATTATTTACCTTAGTTTTAGGTCAAAAATCAGTTCGAGGTCTAGACTTCAATCAAACGGCTACCCTGCATTTTTCTCAAGCTTACTTTAATGCTACTTTGTTGGGGACAATTTTTCGTCGCATGGGTTTACCACCCGAAAGCTTAGAATTTTTGACCAGAGGGGAATCCTTTACCAAACCACCAATTCAATCTACTCTCAAAAACCTCCCTGGATTATGGCGATTACTACAAAGAGAATTAAACTTAGCTAAAGATTTTCAACGCGATCGCCAAAAAATCTTTTTTCCTACTCTCAGAGAGTTAGAAACAACTCCAGCTAAAAATTTATCCGATCATGCCATTCTAGAACGTATCGAAAAGATTTTAGCAGCCCTTGACCAAGCTACTTACTATACTATTCTTGCTCCTCTAAGTTTGGCACTCAGACAAGCAACTTTCCAAATTCCAGAAACTAATTTGAATCATAGTCAAACACCAGAATTAGAGTCAATGCGAACTTTAGCTTGTTTAGCTTCCGATACTCGGAAATTATTAGCTGCTGAAAAAATCACTTTAAATTCTTGTGCTTCTCTCTTTGTTCAAATTGCCGAAAATCCTGAAGGCGAAAGCATTTTAACTAGATTTGAGCAATGGTTAGAAAAATATGGTTACTTGAGTGAAGTTGCTACTGATATTGCTGTACCTCGTTGGCGAGAAAATCCTCGTCCAATCCGAGAAATTTTTACTCAATTTTTCTTCGATTCAGAAAAAAGAAAACAAGCTGAATCTTTTCGTCACACAACCTCCAAATCTTGGTTAACCAAGTCAGTCCAACAAAGATTAAATCTCAAAAATTGCTCTAGTGAAATTTACAATAAGTTACTTGCTCACCTACGGTGGAGTTTTTTAGCTTTAGAAGAAAACTGGCTCAAAGAAGGTAAACTTTCAAACCCAGAAACAATCTTTTTTCTGAAATTTAATGAAATTAATTCCATTATTAGAGAACCATCCGTAGATGATGGTCAACAATTGTCTAAATTGATTGAGCAAAGACAACAAAAATGGCAACAAGAGCGAGAATTAAAACAGATACCTTATTTAGTGTACGGCTATCCAGATTACACAGTTTTAAACAATTTTTCGCTTTCTGCTTTTGAGCGACCAAGGTTTAAAGGAATTGGTGGTAGCGGGGGAGAAATCGAAGGATACATCAAGGTTTTATCTAGTCTGAATGCCAATATCGACGTAGATAAAGAAACAATTCTGGTAGTACCGTATACTGATGCTGGTTGGTCACCAGTGCTTGCTCGCGTAGGGGGTTTAATTGCTGAAGTTGGCGGTCGTCTTTCCCACGGTGCGATTATTGCTCGTGAATATAACATTCCCGCAGTGATGGATATTCCTCATGCTACTCAACTGTTACAAACCGGTCAGCGAGTTAAAATCAATGGTTATACAGGAATCGTTGAGATTATAAATTAAATCAATTTACATGCTTATTACTCTTATTATTAGTGTCGTTATAGTTATTTCTGGTTCGGCAATTTGTTCGGCTTCAGAAGCTGCAATTTTGTCTGTTCCTTTAATTAGAGTTCGGCAACTAGCTCAATCAAAAAAACCTGCCACCTTAGCTCTTCTCGGAATTCGTAATAAAATTAATCGTCCAATTGGTACGATTGTTATTCTAAACAACATTTTTAATATTGTTGGCAGTATTTTAATTGGTTCCTTAGCAGCAGATGTTTTAGGTGATGCCTGGTTAGGTTTATTTTCTGGCATTTTAACGTTTTTAATTATTATTTTTGGAGAAATTATTCCAAAAACTGTAGGCGAACGTTATTCTACAAATATTTCTTTATTTATTGCTATTCCTGTTAGATTCCTCACAATTTTATTTACTCCTTTAGTTTGGTTAGTTGAGCGTATTACAGCACCTTTTACTAAAGGAAGAGTTCTTCCTACTACTAATGAAGCAGAAATTAAATTTTTAACGAGAATCGGTTATCAAGAAGGAGTAATTGAAGACGACGAAGCAGAAATGATTCAAAGGGTTTTTCAGTTAAATGATTTAACAGCAGCAGATTTGATGACCCCGAGAATTATTATTACTTATTTAAAAGGTGGTCTAACTTTAACTGAATGTAAACAAGACATTATTCAATCTCAACACACTCGTATTTTAGTCATTGAAAATTCGATTGATAATGTCATTGGTTTAGTTTTAAAAGATGAATTACTTACCGCCATGATTGAAGGAAACAAAGAACAGTTGATTGCCAGTTTGTCCCGTCAAGTTCGCTTTGTTCCAGAAACAATTA includes these proteins:
- a CDS encoding pyruvate phosphate dikinase PEP/pyruvate-binding protein, whose protein sequence is MTLVQVWGSLAIFIICPLLGGLPLIDWLTYALTGRQLTKLGTGNVSVSAAFYHGGTLAGILAVLSEAAKGIVAILLARMFFPVNSVWEIIALIALVMGRYWLSKGAGTTNVVWGIVVHDAIAAGLIFFISGVSFTINRNRSTAKYSVLVLLTLIIALRHPEQPEYGIITLALSTLLAWIYQQIPDDLDLSVTKATSNSQTMFRFFRGNKNLKSLDVQLDATQVGQKAANLAFLKKLGYPVPDGWVLFPGDDPNQIVKYLEPSVQQPLVVRSSAIGEDTQSDSAAGQYLSILNITNQEMLKTAILDCQVSYLESTAREYRRSRQQHEQSLAVLIQKQIEGIYSGVAFSRDPVDSVNEGIAIEVLPGDATQVVSGKVTPYRYRVIMPDLSLSVIDKDRNHRSIKIIHENSTSSTEQTIPTEILESVALLAQEMEELFQGIPQDLEWTYDGEKIWLLQVRPITTLQPIWTRKIASEVIPGVIRPLTWSINQPLTCGVWGKLFTLVLGQKSVRGLDFNQTATLHFSQAYFNATLLGTIFRRMGLPPESLEFLTRGESFTKPPIQSTLKNLPGLWRLLQRELNLAKDFQRDRQKIFFPTLRELETTPAKNLSDHAILERIEKILAALDQATYYTILAPLSLALRQATFQIPETNLNHSQTPELESMRTLACLASDTRKLLAAEKITLNSCASLFVQIAENPEGESILTRFEQWLEKYGYLSEVATDIAVPRWRENPRPIREIFTQFFFDSEKRKQAESFRHTTSKSWLTKSVQQRLNLKNCSSEIYNKLLAHLRWSFLALEENWLKEGKLSNPETIFFLKFNEINSIIREPSVDDGQQLSKLIEQRQQKWQQERELKQIPYLVYGYPDYTVLNNFSLSAFERPRFKGIGGSGGEIEGYIKVLSSLNANIDVDKETILVVPYTDAGWSPVLARVGGLIAEVGGRLSHGAIIAREYNIPAVMDIPHATQLLQTGQRVKINGYTGIVEIIN